From one Candidatus Omnitrophota bacterium genomic stretch:
- a CDS encoding AAA family ATPase, whose translation MLSRKMKMYIKMYWVRIVIILAVVLVGFLAVWGLMSLESFYRKITLATMPINLIMVALNATIFVFMYMMFMQGGLAKVSKSTIKGERVNVKWDDVVGMEDVKVEAREVVQLISDRARLKKIGGKILRGILMIGPPGCGKTYMAKAIATETGLPFLAMSGSEFVEIFVGVGASRVRRLFKKARELAYGYGGCIVFIDELDAIARKRVFSVFGGTEETNSTQNQLLAEMDGLQEIKDKDGNPSSEQNVIIIGATNAPEDNLDRALLRPGRFDRKLYIDKPGLEDREKLFKFYLDKIQHDPSIDVARLARKAVYKSPADIENIIKEAALIATRDNRDVIKLEDISEAIERVDMGMKHKRTMPPREREMVAWHETGHLVTTYLLHPTKDVFKASIIGRKSSLGVVHSNLREEWHVDTREVLIADIKICLASYVIEKMKFNTTSNGVDMDFKQAMTIAHNMVWRWGMNDAGLVGDYTLIPETQLSENTKDALNKETDKIMQACVKSVEELLKNEWTIAERFAKELLAKDELDYDDIEAIFKEYGKTHTNSEWQKK comes from the coding sequence ATGTTATCCAGAAAAATGAAGATGTATATCAAGATGTATTGGGTGAGGATCGTCATCATACTTGCCGTGGTCCTGGTGGGATTCCTGGCGGTGTGGGGGCTCATGTCGCTCGAGTCTTTCTACAGGAAGATCACGCTCGCGACGATGCCGATCAACCTTATAATGGTAGCGCTGAACGCCACCATATTCGTGTTCATGTACATGATGTTCATGCAGGGCGGGCTTGCCAAGGTGTCGAAGTCGACGATAAAGGGCGAGCGCGTCAATGTGAAATGGGACGACGTCGTCGGCATGGAAGATGTAAAGGTGGAGGCCAGGGAAGTCGTCCAGCTCATATCGGACAGGGCGCGCCTGAAGAAGATAGGCGGGAAGATACTGCGCGGCATCCTTATGATAGGGCCTCCGGGGTGCGGAAAGACCTATATGGCCAAGGCGATAGCGACCGAGACGGGCCTGCCGTTCCTGGCGATGTCGGGCAGCGAATTCGTCGAGATATTTGTCGGGGTCGGAGCCTCCAGGGTGAGAAGGCTGTTCAAAAAAGCCAGGGAGCTCGCGTACGGTTACGGCGGCTGCATTGTTTTTATAGACGAACTCGATGCCATCGCGAGAAAAAGAGTATTCTCGGTATTCGGCGGGACGGAAGAGACGAACTCCACGCAGAACCAGCTTCTCGCCGAGATGGACGGCCTGCAGGAGATAAAGGATAAAGACGGAAATCCGTCGTCTGAGCAGAACGTCATCATCATCGGCGCTACCAACGCCCCTGAAGACAACCTCGACCGGGCGCTCTTGAGGCCCGGCAGGTTCGACAGAAAACTTTATATAGATAAGCCGGGGCTGGAGGATAGGGAGAAGCTCTTCAAGTTTTATCTCGATAAGATACAGCATGATCCTTCGATAGACGTAGCGCGGCTTGCTCGAAAAGCCGTATATAAATCTCCGGCAGATATTGAAAATATAATCAAGGAAGCGGCGCTCATCGCCACAAGAGATAATCGCGACGTCATAAAGCTGGAAGACATCTCGGAGGCGATCGAGAGGGTCGACATGGGCATGAAACATAAGCGGACCATGCCCCCGCGGGAGCGCGAGATGGTAGCCTGGCACGAGACCGGGCACCTCGTCACTACGTATCTCCTGCATCCGACTAAGGATGTCTTCAAAGCTTCGATCATAGGGCGGAAATCGTCGCTTGGCGTCGTCCACTCGAATTTAAGGGAAGAATGGCATGTGGACACCAGAGAAGTGCTTATCGCCGATATCAAGATATGCCTGGCGAGTTATGTGATAGAGAAGATGAAGTTCAATACGACCTCGAACGGTGTGGACATGGATTTCAAACAGGCCATGACTATAGCCCATAATATGGTCTGGAGATGGGGCATGAACGACGCCGGCCTCGTCGGCGATTACACGCTCATCCCGGAAACACAATTGTCCGAAAATACGAAAGACGCCCTGAATAAAGAGACCGACAAGATTATGCAGGCATGCGTAAAGAGCGTCGAAGAGCTGCTGAAGAACGAATGGACCATCGCGGAGAGATTTGCCAAAGAACTCCTCGCGAAAGATGAGCTGGATTACGACGATATAGAGGCGATCTTCAAGGAATACGGCAAGACGCACACGAACAGCGAATGGCAGAAGAAATAA